A stretch of DNA from Nerophis ophidion isolate RoL-2023_Sa linkage group LG18, RoL_Noph_v1.0, whole genome shotgun sequence:
agttggaacaccacctccggttccccttcttaaagagagggaccaccaccccggtctgccaatccagaggtaccgcccctgatgtccacacgatgctgcagagtcttgtcaaccggtgcctgtcggggcggtaatcccagaacccgttggtcgacaccagcggtgagggatgccgttaagctgaaggagtcctatcgggttcttttggctcatataACTCCGGAGGCAGTAgacaggtactgacaggccaagcggtgtgcagcttcactggtcgcggaggcaaaaactcgacatgggaggagttcggagaagccatggaaaacgacttccggacggcttcgaagcaattctggactaccatccgccgcctcagaaaggggaagtagtgcactgtcaacactgtgtatggtgcagatggtgttctgttgacctcaactgcggatgttgtggattggtggaaggaatacttcgaagacctcctcaatcccaccaacacgtcttcctattaagaagcagtgcctggggaatctgtggtgggctctcatatttctggggctgaggttgctgaggtagttaaaaagctcctcggtggcaaggccccaggggggATGAGGTCCGGCCGgagttccttaaagctctggatgctgtggactttatatgcttaattgtgtttcattgtatccattaaaacaAATCCAATTGTATTAACAATcgacaaagtatgtgaaaataccgctTTAACTTcacaaaatattaaaaaccaTTTTGATTAATCCGCTCCAAAAATATTCTGCAATTTCCGAAGATTCTACATCCCTGGAGTAATGCTTCTGCACGTTGACTATGTTaccagatcagtcatactggaaatacgcaacaattggaaagagatgtgctgtttatcattcaaagTCATTATGTAAGACAGGAACACATTTGCTTGgatcgtaaataaatagctaaccaGATTGAGGGTCCTCTACTGCGCCCGTTATACTCTCTAAAGACATAcagaaaccgccaacaatactaaATGTATATGCCATGGTCTGAAAACTAACCAATTTGAGCGTTATTTGCgtttcaaaaagattaaaaacTTTTAAAAGATTAAAAACCTTGAATAAGTGCTTCATGAGATATTTTGCATGTATACGGAATCAAATTAAATTATGCTGTCATTTTTGTATGGAAACTGAAAGTAGGAATATCAACTCTTTCACACTTAATTTCAATTCAATAATTATGATGTTACTGATGTATTAATCTGCTGAAATTTAAGCCATGCATTGCTCAACAATAAACGATCTTGGACATGAGAAGACGCAAACGTTCGatctgtttttgttattttacagTTGTTTTAAATGCTACCCAGAGCTCCCTCACCTTTGTAATCCTTGCTACTGGTCCAGATTTTCCTAAGTCAGGCGCTGGTAACTTTATCAAAGTTGAAAAAAAGTCATGACAGAATCAAGACTAATTTGAATGTATTAATTTAAAGTATCGCGAGTTTTATCGAACAACCGAAAATTAGGCGTACCACTTCCTGTTAGAAGCCCGCtcgtttttgggggatttttttatttttatgaaacaTATCTATATATTGTTTTCCTGAGTTATTTAAagtatataaacatttaataattctggtaaaataaatttaaatatcATTGTAacctattttgtttttttatgaacgacagcactttggaaacaaaGCAAAAATGGATGAAGTCAAGAAATGACCGTTTGCTGCGCAAACAGGATTAGAAACTGAAATCATAAATCTATGTCCTCCCTGCGATTTAAATTGGATGAAGATGTAATAATTTTGGACTCCCTGATATAATTTTAAAATTTGTATAATACACAATTTTTTTCACTAACAGCAGCACTCCTTAAACGCATACAAATTGATGACATGTTGCTGCGCAAACAGGATTAGAAACTGGAATCTTGAAACAATGTTTAAAAGTGAGACATTTTGAACCTAGAGTATAATCTCATCACATTTTGTTGTATAGAAACTAAAAGTAGAACTAATTAATTTTGGGTTTAGATCAAAGGGAAcacaatacaacagtaaaatatcAAGTTTCATTTATTAGGATGTGAGCGTAAGCATcatatttatattagggctgtcaacattattgagttaactcatgtgattaatcaaaaaatattgcattaatcatgtacacaCTTGAGATTAATTATGCATTTTTTCTTGTATGTACAAGCTCTTTTACCTTAACTGTAATACGGTCaatgatcagatcaatgcatatgTCGCTacaaaaatgagtgaggagactccgactTGTGTGCTCGCTGGCACATTTCACCCCAAAATGACATGTGTCCAAGTAAAACGTTCCTGGGTAACATTCTGACAATTACATTTAGTTTGTGTACACTTATGGAGGTTTTGGGACAATTTTAGAATACATGCCTGGAATTAAACccaattccaaaatgtgattaatccaaaatgcaattaatcatgattaatcaaaattcccaaacgtgattaatcacgattaacccaaattcccaaatgtgatttgttatgattaatccaaattccaaaatttgATTTATCGTGATGAGTctaaattccaaaatgtgattagCATGATGAATCCAAAtgccaaaatgtgattaatcatgattaatccaaattctaaaatgtgattaatcatgattaatctaaatTCCTAAAtgagattaatcatgattaactcAAATTTCAAAATGTGAACAATCATGACTAATCCAAACTCCAAAATGTGATTTATCATGAATAACCCAAATTACAAAATGTGAATAATCATTTGCCAGACCTAGTAAAAAATTGAGTCACGTGTATGAGGTCACCGGCACGTTCTGGGTGCAGGCGTGTCTCTTCagcaaattccaaaatgtgattaatcatgattaatccaaattccaaaatgggattaatcatgattatcaaaattccaaaatgtgattaatccaaattctaaaatgtgatttatcatgattaatccaaattctaaaatgtgatttatcatgattaatccaaattccaaaatgtgaatAATCATTTGCCAGCCATAGTAAAAATATTGAGTCACGTGTACGAGATCAGCAGCGCATTTTGGGCGCAGGCGTGTCTGTTGagcaaattccaaaatgtgattaatcatgattaatccatccatccatccatccatccatccattttctaccgcttattcccttttttggggtcgcggggggcgctggcgcctatctcagctagaatcaggcggaaggcggggtacaccctggacaagtcgctacctcatcgcagggccaacacagatagacagacaacattcacactcacattcacacactaggaccaatttagtgttgccaatcaacttatccccaggtgcatgtctttggtccaaattctaaaatgtgatttatcatgattaatccaaattccaaaatgttatgaattatttgcCAGCCTTAGTAAAAATATTGAGTCACGTGTACGAGGTCAGCAGCGCATTTTGGGCGCAGGCGTGTCTGTTGagcaaattccaaaatgtgattaatcatgattaatccaaattctaaaatgtgATTTACCATGATCAATCCAAATTACAAAATTTGCTGAATTATTTGCTAGCCTTAGTAAAAATATTGAGTCACGTGTACGAGGTCAGCAGCGCATTTTGGGCGCAGGCGTTTCTGTTGagcaaattccaaaatgtgattaatcatgattaatcctaaTTCTAAAATGTGAtttatcatgattaatccaaattccaaaatttgATGAATTATTTGCCAGCCTTAGAAAAAATATTGAGTCACGTGTACGAGGTCACCAGCACGTTCTGGGCGCAGTCGTGTCTCTTGAGCTGCCTGGAGTCGGAGAAGCCGAGCCCACAGGTGTGGCAGACGTAGGGCCGCTCCCCCGTGTGCACCTGCATGTGGAACTTGACGTGGCCGAGCTGCCGGAAGCGCACGCCGCACACCTCGCACTGGTACGGCTTCTCGCCCGTGTGGATCCTCAGGTGTCGGCGGTAGTTGGTGTAGACCCGGAAGGCCTTCCCGCAATGCTCGCACCTGTGAGGCTTCTCGCCCGTGTGCTGCAGTTTGTGCGACTTGAGGGCGTGCTGGATGATGAAGGTCTTGCCGCACACGTCGCAGGCATAGGGCCGCTCCCCCGAGTGCGTCCTCAGGTGGTAGTCGAAGGTGGCTTTGTAGAGGAAGGCCTTGCCGCACACGTGGCAGGTGTACGGCGTGCGGCCCGCGTGCACCTGCTCGTGTTTCTTGAGGGAGGCCGCCGAGTGGAAGCCCCGCTGGCAAGTCTGGCAGGTGAAGGGCGTCACCTCCACTGTGGTCCTGTCCCGCCGGAAGATTACCGTGCGGGACGCACGCGCACCTGCCCGCCTGCGCGCCGCCTGGCCGTGGCCGTCCCCCGGTAGGTGGACCAGCTGCTGGTGCTTCTGGAGCTGGCAGTTGTAGAGGAAAGTCTTTCCACAGAGGTCGCACATGAAGGTCTTGGATGCGCCGTGGAGCAGCATGTGGGCTTTCAGCTTGTCCTGCACGAAGCTCACGCCGCACACGTGGCATTTGAACGGACGCTCTCCTGTATGGATGCGGGAGTGCCGCTTGAGGTTCTGCCGCAGTGTGAAGCCGGCGCCGCACGTCTCGCACGTGAACATCTTCCCCCGGTGCACGGCCATGTGCGTGCCCAGCGAGCGCTTCTTGGCGAAGGCCTTGCCACACACGCCGCACTTGTGAGGATACTCGCCTGTGTGGACGCTACGGTGGCCGCGCAGCGCCACGGCGTAGCGGAAGCCCTCGCCACACTCCTCGCACTTGTGCGGTTTGTCGGCGCTGTGGACCACGCAGTGGGCCTGTAGGCGCTGGCGGCTCTTGAAGGCCTTGCCGCAGGTGGCGCAGGCGAAGGGCCGGGCGTCTCGGTGGACCAGTTCGTGGGACTTGAGGAGCATCTTGCTCTTGAACGCCTTCTCACAGATCGCGCACGCGAAGCTCTGCCGCTCCCTCTCCTCGTGCCGCAGCAGGTGGCGCTCCAACGTGGCTGCGTTGCGGAAGGTCCTGGGGCAGCGGGGACAGGTGGAGGGCTCCTTGTGGGTGTCCGCGTGCTTCGTCAGGTGAAGCTGGCGGCTGAAGCTCTTGCTGCACACGTCACATTCAAAGACCTTCTTCTGGACCGCAGCTTGGAGACACTCAGTGGGCAGGGTCGTGACGACATCACCTGCTAAAGTTTTGCATGAAATGTAAAGGACATGAATCATCTTTGCATTTAATTTCTGCAGCACCTCACCTTCTGGTCTGCTGGACGATGATGTCACCTCCTCAGTCTGGTCTGCAACATCTGAATTGAACCTCATGTTGAATTGACTCTCCTGATATTTTGTTGAGCTTTTATTAGTGGTGTCCCGATCCAAAATGAATATCTGATATTGatgcgatatcagcaaaaaacaagTATCCGATGGTATCCACTTgtatctaaatcagtggttcttaacctgggttcgatcgaaccctaggggttcggtgagtcgggctcaggggttcggcggatgtcgagacacacccgactcatcgtgtatataaaaacttctccctattggcgtattacggatacggcaacagcagaagtcagactgatttgcaggtgtgtaatttgttgtgagtttatgcactgtgttggttttattggttgaacaaggtgatgttcatgtacagttcattttgtgcaccagtaaaaaaacataatagcactttagtatggggaacatattcaccattaattagttgcttattaacatgcaaattagcaaAATATTAGCTCTttactagtcattaagtacttattaatgccttattcagcatgggcttattataaccctaaccctccaaccctggccctaaccctgtaaccctaaccccaaccctaacccaataactctaaattaagtctttgttacttagaatatgttcccttagtgtccaaaaaactctaaattaagtctttgttacttagaacacgttccccatactaaagttttaccaaatacatataactttgtcttgaatttgtaaaaaaaaaggagggttcggtgaatgcgcgtatgaaactggcggggttcggtacctccaacagggttaagaaccactgatctaaataataaataaaataataaactgtTTCATTCAACTGAAACCGTTGGAGTATTAAAAATGTTCGGCTCCACCGGGAATCATGAACTCcccaaaaaatgaaaatcaaaaatATCCCAGATTATCCCAAATTCCAGGAAAATGAATGGGACAATTCTTTAacatgcacaattcccacatttctcaaccggttCGAATCGTTcctccatccacacactccactcacctcgGACAATTTAACTACAATTTCCCAAGTTCAAAACAACTCTAGGAATAACCggtttccaacacccctaatttCACCACTTCcttgaaagttttcacagtccacattctTTCGACCATGTTtgactattccaccttcaaataattttttcttagttgggacaacaaaagttATCAATTGTTTTGTATGAATTCACAGTTTTCCCCCAAACCCCAGGAATTacaaaatacccattctcaattcaaacttactacgtcaacattttttaaccgtttccaaaaattccaacaccaacccattcatattatCTAGGACGGGCCTGGGCCATTATTTTCactggggggccaaatttagagaaaaaatgtgtctgggggccagtatatctatttttaagaacattaatacaaaacctcacaataatgtctgattgaaagctaaaaacgttatgacagaccgctttaaaaaacagaatggaattttaaatgagacacccagaatgtacatgaaaatgaatgtgggatttacaatattaactatgaacgataaaacactaaatattgacaacatatgaacgtcacatccCCTCTTCAtggatatattttacaatcaagcgaaacgcaacaaaaatgcaaaaaatacggCAAAAAatgaatgcgaagggtaaaaaaaaaaaaaacatctactatGTTATAAATatctgatatataactaagctttagGACTTTGTTGTAAacatctccttccgcgtctgtccctgacacccgcatttcaggctggccgctctggaaataCTCTGTGAAAACgcaccccacccacactgcttggtgccttgtctgagctgc
This window harbors:
- the LOC133536898 gene encoding zinc finger protein ZFP2-like isoform X1 encodes the protein MPQSLVFYLQTKLILETVIRGSLNLLRPTKEDTSTDQSCLRVKPGLDKVVDTLAREASRKIDAVFQQLFAAENKEKLALRDKVCQLECELKALTDNFDNARTWRENVLNGCPVLNEQTGWIFTLKPFGTLVKSAEEESAAADGDGGQDEDVADQTEEVTSSSSRPEAGDVVTTLPTECLQAAVQKKVFECDVCSKSFSRQLHLTKHADTHKEPSTCPRCPRTFRNAATLERHLLRHEERERQSFACAICEKAFKSKMLLKSHELVHRDARPFACATCGKAFKSRQRLQAHCVVHSADKPHKCEECGEGFRYAVALRGHRSVHTGEYPHKCGVCGKAFAKKRSLGTHMAVHRGKMFTCETCGAGFTLRQNLKRHSRIHTGERPFKCHVCGVSFVQDKLKAHMLLHGASKTFMCDLCGKTFLYNCQLQKHQQLVHLPGDGHGQAARRRAGARASRTVIFRRDRTTVEVTPFTCQTCQRGFHSAASLKKHEQVHAGRTPYTCHVCGKAFLYKATFDYHLRTHSGERPYACDVCGKTFIIQHALKSHKLQHTGEKPHRCEHCGKAFRVYTNYRRHLRIHTGEKPYQCEVCGVRFRQLGHVKFHMQVHTGERPYVCHTCGLGFSDSRQLKRHDCAQNVLVTSYT
- the LOC133536898 gene encoding zinc finger protein ZFP2-like isoform X2, coding for MPQSLVFYLQTKLILETVIRGSLNLLRPTKEDTSTDQSCLRVKPGLDKVVDTLAREASRKIDAVFQQLFAAENKEKLALRDKVCQLECELKALTDNFDNARTWRENVLNGCPVLNEQTGWIFTLKPFGTLVKSAEEESAAADGDGGQDEDVADQTEEVTSSSSRPEGDVVTTLPTECLQAAVQKKVFECDVCSKSFSRQLHLTKHADTHKEPSTCPRCPRTFRNAATLERHLLRHEERERQSFACAICEKAFKSKMLLKSHELVHRDARPFACATCGKAFKSRQRLQAHCVVHSADKPHKCEECGEGFRYAVALRGHRSVHTGEYPHKCGVCGKAFAKKRSLGTHMAVHRGKMFTCETCGAGFTLRQNLKRHSRIHTGERPFKCHVCGVSFVQDKLKAHMLLHGASKTFMCDLCGKTFLYNCQLQKHQQLVHLPGDGHGQAARRRAGARASRTVIFRRDRTTVEVTPFTCQTCQRGFHSAASLKKHEQVHAGRTPYTCHVCGKAFLYKATFDYHLRTHSGERPYACDVCGKTFIIQHALKSHKLQHTGEKPHRCEHCGKAFRVYTNYRRHLRIHTGEKPYQCEVCGVRFRQLGHVKFHMQVHTGERPYVCHTCGLGFSDSRQLKRHDCAQNVLVTSYT
- the LOC133536898 gene encoding zinc finger protein OZF-like isoform X4, yielding MLQVFEYVADQTEEVTSSSSRPEGDVVTTLPTECLQAAVQKKVFECDVCSKSFSRQLHLTKHADTHKEPSTCPRCPRTFRNAATLERHLLRHEERERQSFACAICEKAFKSKMLLKSHELVHRDARPFACATCGKAFKSRQRLQAHCVVHSADKPHKCEECGEGFRYAVALRGHRSVHTGEYPHKCGVCGKAFAKKRSLGTHMAVHRGKMFTCETCGAGFTLRQNLKRHSRIHTGERPFKCHVCGVSFVQDKLKAHMLLHGASKTFMCDLCGKTFLYNCQLQKHQQLVHLPGDGHGQAARRRAGARASRTVIFRRDRTTVEVTPFTCQTCQRGFHSAASLKKHEQVHAGRTPYTCHVCGKAFLYKATFDYHLRTHSGERPYACDVCGKTFIIQHALKSHKLQHTGEKPHRCEHCGKAFRVYTNYRRHLRIHTGEKPYQCEVCGVRFRQLGHVKFHMQVHTGERPYVCHTCGLGFSDSRQLKRHDCAQNVLVTSYT
- the LOC133536898 gene encoding zinc finger protein OZF-like isoform X3; the encoded protein is MLQVFEYVADQTEEVTSSSSRPEAGDVVTTLPTECLQAAVQKKVFECDVCSKSFSRQLHLTKHADTHKEPSTCPRCPRTFRNAATLERHLLRHEERERQSFACAICEKAFKSKMLLKSHELVHRDARPFACATCGKAFKSRQRLQAHCVVHSADKPHKCEECGEGFRYAVALRGHRSVHTGEYPHKCGVCGKAFAKKRSLGTHMAVHRGKMFTCETCGAGFTLRQNLKRHSRIHTGERPFKCHVCGVSFVQDKLKAHMLLHGASKTFMCDLCGKTFLYNCQLQKHQQLVHLPGDGHGQAARRRAGARASRTVIFRRDRTTVEVTPFTCQTCQRGFHSAASLKKHEQVHAGRTPYTCHVCGKAFLYKATFDYHLRTHSGERPYACDVCGKTFIIQHALKSHKLQHTGEKPHRCEHCGKAFRVYTNYRRHLRIHTGEKPYQCEVCGVRFRQLGHVKFHMQVHTGERPYVCHTCGLGFSDSRQLKRHDCAQNVLVTSYT